A portion of the Cryptomeria japonica chromosome 5, Sugi_1.0, whole genome shotgun sequence genome contains these proteins:
- the LOC131875962 gene encoding uncharacterized protein LOC131875962: MVYGQNAVMPIEFENKTLCTATKLGNELSEAQKERILQLNQLDELRKFALQNIILIQQHCMKWHDKYIKTKPFHSSDWALLYDSKYKDNLNKLQTQWLGPYEIEQVFANGVVKLATIENARFKLLVNGHRLHLYHKPNNKEDFMQQFEGLYNPPETTDGDPLGSPSI, translated from the coding sequence atggtTTATGGCCAAAATGCAGTCATGCCAATAGAGTTTGAGAACAAAACTCTATGTACTGCAACAAAACTTGGTAATGAACTCTCAGAAGCACAGAAGGAAAGAATATTACAACTCAATCAATTAGATGAATTGAGGAAATTTGCCTTGCAAAATATAATTCTAATTCAACAACactgtatgaaatggcatgataagtatatcaaaaccaaaccATTTCATTCCAGTGACTGGGCTTTGTTATATGATTCCAAGTATAAAGACAACCTCAATAAATTACAAACACAGTGGCTTGGTCCATATGAAATTGAACAAGTGTTTGCTAATGGAGTGGTCAAACTTGCAACTATTGAAAATGCAAGATTCAAACTGCTAGTCAATGGCCACCGTCTTCATCTATATCACAAGCCCAATAATAAGGAGGATTTTATGCAACAATTTGAAGGACTTTACAATCCTCCTGAAACCACTGATGGTGACCCTCTGGGTTCACCATCTATTTGA